Proteins encoded in a region of the Schaalia hyovaginalis genome:
- a CDS encoding (Fe-S)-binding protein: MPTPVLSVVCWVFALFATLFGILSFGRGIAQLWRAVSAGAPEPARLTPVPKRLGMMLLAVLSHREFKGRPWIRFAHWFVMVSFPLLFLTLVTGYGQLRDPRFTLPLLGRFLPWEWLTELFAWAGLLGIVLLMIVRTRAGSGSLAEAAVSSDDPVEAPPAASPRPRDGSPAGLASRFLGSTRWQARFVEWVILLVCACVLGLRGLEYALLTSAPSPASLPELWHFPLTAWIGALVLAAGAQVSAVANAIVLLSTLKIIVSMIWMMVVGVLTSMGVAWHRFLALVNVYARRDPEGGKSLGPADHMLIDGAPVTSPDVFDDLPEDAVLGTATAADLSWKARLDLYSCTECGRCQELCPAWNTGKPLSPKLLVMSMRDHMESASKKEIVAQQISDAQVPGERTAEELAASGEVMLDKGVDPNPHSLDLLAVLSASGATGPQGVADVEAPLVPDVVSEEVLWDCTMCGACVDQCPVDIEHIDHILDLRRQRVLMEAAFPRELGRAFRGMESKQNPYNQPARKRLDWAKDLDFEVPVVGEDLESAAEVDYLFWVGCAGAFDDKAKQTSAAIAELLHTAGVSFAVLGSGETCTGDPARRAGNEVLFQMLAAEAISTLTEAAPKRIVVSCAHCFNTIAGEYPELGGRFEVVHHTQLLNRLVREGRLTPVAPASPEDRDAAGRPLHVTYHDACYLGRHNRVYEPPRELVSALPGVELVEMPRNRDRAMCCGAGGAHAWFEESRGTRIADARIAEAAMTGADVVATACPFCSQMLGSASGSSAGFLSAVPAGATDDEGGTAVLPEVKDVAVMLLESVRRGAGGEARG; encoded by the coding sequence ATGCCCACTCCCGTTCTCAGCGTCGTGTGCTGGGTCTTCGCCCTCTTCGCCACGCTCTTCGGGATCCTCTCCTTCGGCCGGGGCATCGCGCAGCTGTGGAGGGCCGTGTCGGCGGGCGCCCCGGAGCCCGCTCGCCTCACTCCCGTCCCCAAGCGCCTGGGCATGATGCTCCTCGCAGTCCTCAGCCACCGCGAATTCAAGGGGCGCCCCTGGATCAGGTTCGCCCACTGGTTCGTCATGGTCTCCTTCCCGCTGCTCTTCCTCACCCTTGTCACGGGGTACGGCCAGCTGAGGGACCCCCGTTTCACCCTCCCCCTCCTCGGGCGCTTCCTCCCCTGGGAGTGGCTCACCGAGCTCTTCGCCTGGGCCGGGCTGCTCGGCATCGTCCTCCTCATGATCGTCAGGACCCGCGCGGGCTCGGGCTCCCTCGCGGAGGCGGCCGTCTCCTCCGACGATCCTGTCGAGGCCCCGCCCGCCGCGAGCCCCCGCCCGCGCGACGGCTCCCCGGCCGGACTCGCCTCCCGCTTCCTCGGGTCGACCCGCTGGCAGGCGCGCTTCGTCGAATGGGTGATCCTCCTGGTCTGCGCCTGCGTCCTCGGCCTGCGCGGCCTCGAATACGCCCTTCTCACGAGCGCGCCCTCGCCCGCCTCCCTCCCGGAGCTCTGGCATTTCCCGCTCACCGCGTGGATCGGCGCCCTCGTCCTCGCCGCCGGGGCGCAGGTGAGCGCGGTCGCGAATGCGATCGTCCTCCTCTCGACGCTGAAGATCATCGTCTCGATGATCTGGATGATGGTGGTCGGCGTCCTCACCTCGATGGGCGTCGCCTGGCACCGCTTCCTCGCCCTCGTCAACGTGTACGCGCGCCGGGACCCCGAAGGCGGCAAGTCCCTCGGCCCCGCGGACCACATGCTCATCGACGGCGCACCCGTCACCTCGCCCGACGTGTTCGACGACCTCCCCGAGGACGCGGTCCTCGGCACCGCGACGGCCGCCGACCTGTCCTGGAAGGCCCGCCTCGACCTCTACTCGTGCACCGAATGCGGCCGTTGTCAGGAACTGTGCCCCGCGTGGAACACCGGCAAGCCCCTGTCCCCCAAGCTCCTCGTCATGTCGATGCGCGACCACATGGAATCGGCGTCGAAGAAGGAGATCGTCGCCCAGCAGATCTCCGATGCGCAGGTTCCCGGGGAGCGCACGGCCGAGGAGCTCGCGGCCTCCGGCGAGGTCATGCTCGACAAGGGCGTGGACCCGAACCCGCACTCCCTCGACCTGCTCGCGGTCCTGTCGGCCTCCGGGGCGACCGGCCCTCAGGGCGTCGCCGACGTCGAGGCCCCCCTCGTTCCCGATGTCGTCTCCGAAGAGGTCCTCTGGGACTGCACGATGTGCGGCGCCTGCGTCGACCAGTGCCCGGTCGACATCGAGCACATCGACCACATCCTCGACCTGCGCCGCCAGCGCGTCCTCATGGAGGCGGCCTTCCCGCGCGAACTCGGACGCGCCTTCCGCGGCATGGAGTCCAAGCAGAACCCCTACAACCAGCCGGCACGCAAGCGCCTCGACTGGGCGAAGGACCTCGATTTCGAGGTGCCCGTGGTCGGCGAGGACCTGGAAAGCGCCGCCGAGGTCGATTACCTGTTCTGGGTCGGGTGCGCCGGGGCCTTCGACGACAAGGCGAAGCAGACGAGCGCCGCGATCGCCGAGCTGCTGCACACGGCGGGGGTGTCCTTCGCCGTCCTCGGTTCGGGCGAGACCTGCACGGGCGACCCCGCCAGGCGCGCGGGCAACGAGGTCCTCTTCCAGATGCTCGCCGCCGAGGCGATCTCGACCTTGACGGAGGCGGCGCCCAAGAGGATCGTCGTCTCCTGCGCGCATTGCTTCAACACGATCGCAGGCGAGTATCCCGAGCTCGGCGGCCGTTTCGAGGTCGTCCATCACACGCAGTTGCTCAATCGCCTCGTGCGCGAGGGGCGGCTGACACCCGTGGCGCCCGCCTCCCCTGAGGACCGGGATGCGGCGGGGCGCCCGCTGCACGTCACCTATCACGACGCCTGCTACCTCGGTCGGCACAACCGCGTGTACGAGCCGCCGCGCGAGCTCGTGTCGGCTCTGCCGGGCGTCGAGCTGGTCGAGATGCCGCGCAATCGCGACCGGGCGATGTGCTGCGGCGCGGGAGGCGCTCACGCCTGGTTCGAGGAGTCGCGCGGCACCCGGATCGCCGATGCCCGCATCGCCGAGGCGGCGATGACGGGCGCGGATGTCGTGGCCACGGCCTGCCCCTTCTGCTCGCAGATGCTCGGTTCGGCCTCGGGGTCCTCGGCCGGTTTCCTGTCGGCGGTTCCCGCGGGCGCCACGGACGACGAGGGCGGGACCGCGGTTTTGCCCGAGGTCAAGGATGTCGCGGTGATGCTCCTCGAGTCCGTGCGTCGCGGCGCGGGAGGCGAAGCGCGGGGTTGA